In one window of Desulfonatronospira thiodismutans ASO3-1 DNA:
- a CDS encoding carbohydrate kinase family protein, with product MKILVSGSVAYDRIMPFPGKFADHIMPDKIHILNVCFLVDGLIEKFGGTAGNIAFTLKLLGEDPEILATVGKDFGNYEAWMQKHGISLESIRVMEEDLTASAYITTDKSDNQITGFNPAAMNHSSQFNFDRIAPEDTLAIVSPGNLDDMYNYSRKYQEKKVRYIFDPGQNIPAFSGEKMLDMISGSYILIANDYELEMIMKNTGKSKAELLEYTENIITTLGEHGCSVLNGGDDAVLPAARVSQVVDPTGAGDGFRAGLIKGLADGRSVSQAAKVGLTSAAYAVEHHGTQEHYFTPEEFWKRYKDNFE from the coding sequence ATGAAGATTTTGGTTTCGGGATCTGTTGCGTATGACCGCATCATGCCTTTTCCGGGCAAATTTGCAGACCACATCATGCCGGACAAGATACATATACTGAATGTATGTTTCCTGGTGGATGGACTCATTGAAAAGTTCGGAGGAACGGCAGGTAATATAGCCTTCACCCTGAAGCTTCTGGGTGAAGACCCCGAGATCCTGGCTACTGTGGGAAAGGATTTCGGCAATTATGAAGCATGGATGCAGAAACATGGTATCAGCCTGGAAAGCATCCGGGTCATGGAAGAAGATCTTACGGCGTCCGCCTATATAACCACAGACAAGTCGGACAACCAAATAACAGGATTCAACCCGGCAGCCATGAACCATTCCTCACAGTTCAACTTTGACCGGATTGCCCCGGAAGATACACTGGCCATAGTATCCCCGGGCAACCTGGACGATATGTACAATTACAGCCGCAAATACCAGGAGAAGAAAGTACGCTACATATTCGATCCGGGCCAGAATATACCGGCTTTTTCCGGGGAAAAGATGCTGGATATGATCAGCGGTTCATATATTCTCATAGCCAACGACTATGAACTGGAAATGATCATGAAGAATACGGGCAAAAGCAAAGCAGAGCTTCTTGAATATACTGAAAATATTATTACTACCCTGGGTGAACATGGCTGTTCGGTGCTAAACGGCGGGGATGACGCTGTACTGCCCGCGGCCAGGGTGTCCCAGGTGGTTGACCCCACCGGTGCAGGGGACGGATTCCGTGCCGGGCTCATAAAGGGCCTGGCCGATGGAAGAAGCGTGTCCCAGGCGGCAAAAGTGGGGCTTACCAGCGCAGCCTATGCAGTGGAGCACCACGGCACCCAGGAGCATTATTTTACTCCTGAGGAATTCTGGAAAAGGTATAAAGATAACTTTGAATAA
- the cutA gene encoding divalent-cation tolerance protein CutA: protein MSHVFAYITAADMQEAQRVGRALVENGLAACVNALDNMTAMFMWKGQMETEKEVVLLAKTREDLKDKLVQKVLEVHSYECPCVVFVPIQGGHTEFLDWIDTETGKSG, encoded by the coding sequence ATGTCTCATGTATTTGCATACATCACAGCCGCAGATATGCAGGAAGCTCAGCGTGTGGGCCGGGCCCTGGTGGAAAACGGCCTTGCAGCCTGTGTCAACGCCCTGGACAACATGACTGCCATGTTCATGTGGAAGGGACAGATGGAAACCGAGAAAGAGGTAGTGCTCCTGGCCAAAACCAGGGAAGATCTCAAGGATAAACTGGTGCAGAAAGTTCTCGAGGTGCACAGCTACGAATGCCCCTGCGTGGTTTTTGTGCCCATTCAGGGCGGGCATACTGAATTTCTGGACTGGATTGATACAGAAACCGGAAAAAGTGGATGA
- a CDS encoding c-type cytochrome encodes MNRFLIFVCAVAVVLFFSLSMDLRAGSHEKGEELVSQKCSTCHGLSRVQDADKSLEEWDSTVDRMISYGAGISQDEKQAVVEYLAGI; translated from the coding sequence ATGAACAGATTTTTGATTTTTGTTTGTGCTGTTGCTGTAGTGCTGTTTTTTTCCCTGAGCATGGATCTCAGGGCCGGCAGCCATGAAAAGGGGGAGGAGCTGGTATCTCAGAAGTGTTCTACATGCCATGGACTGTCCAGGGTGCAGGATGCTGATAAGTCACTGGAAGAGTGGGACAGTACCGTAGACAGAATGATCAGTTATGGTGCAGGTATTTCCCAGGACGAGAAGCAGGCAGTGGTGGAATACCTGGCCGGAATATAG
- the ruvA gene encoding Holliday junction branch migration protein RuvA has protein sequence MIALIRGTLVSFNDKSCLVMTASGLGYEVHVSAMGLQNMPGQGEELELHTSMVVREDALDLYGFFTRDERETFNVLLNAPKLGPKTALAILGIFSPSQIQKIINTEDEAALTQVPGIGSKTARRLILDLKDRLGFISPQHEDPRPAPGPRGVRQDVLAGLTSLGYSAAEVTPLLDEVLEKEPDLDVSSAIRAVLKEKAREKLG, from the coding sequence ATGATCGCTCTGATCCGGGGGACCCTAGTGAGCTTTAATGATAAGAGCTGCCTGGTCATGACCGCTTCCGGGCTTGGCTACGAGGTGCATGTTTCCGCCATGGGACTGCAGAATATGCCCGGACAGGGGGAGGAGCTTGAGCTTCATACCAGCATGGTGGTCCGGGAGGATGCCCTGGACCTTTATGGATTTTTCACCCGGGATGAGCGCGAGACCTTCAATGTTCTTCTCAATGCACCCAAGCTGGGTCCCAAAACAGCCCTGGCCATACTGGGGATTTTTTCCCCTTCCCAGATCCAGAAAATCATCAATACCGAGGATGAGGCCGCCTTGACCCAGGTCCCGGGAATAGGCTCCAAGACAGCCCGCAGGCTCATTCTGGATCTCAAGGACCGCCTGGGGTTCATTTCCCCGCAGCACGAAGACCCGCGCCCCGCCCCTGGTCCGCGCGGCGTGCGCCAGGATGTACTGGCCGGCTTGACCAGCCTTGGTTATTCAGCTGCAGAAGTGACCCCGCTTCTGGACGAGGTCCTGGAAAAAGAGCCGGATCTGGATGTAAGCTCGGCCATCCGGGCTGTACTCAAGGAAAAAGCCCGGGAAAAGCTTGGTTAG
- the ruvC gene encoding crossover junction endodeoxyribonuclease RuvC, whose product MTSSSSGLVILGIDPGSRCTGYGVVRETSGCLELLGTGTIRTNGQDDLSTRLDTIFTRICSLIHEFSPDQAAVEEVFTSKNASSALKLGQARGAVIVACSHQKVPVYSYEPTLVKKSLVGGGRAGKEQVAFMVAQMLGCKPRWAQDASDALAVAIAHLNQRRAAGFGGFK is encoded by the coding sequence GTGACCAGCTCTTCTTCAGGGCTGGTCATCCTGGGCATTGACCCGGGCTCCAGGTGCACCGGCTACGGTGTGGTGCGGGAGACATCCGGCTGCCTGGAGTTACTGGGTACGGGAACCATCAGGACCAATGGTCAGGATGATCTGAGCACCAGGCTGGATACCATATTTACCCGCATCTGTTCGCTTATCCATGAGTTTTCCCCGGACCAGGCCGCTGTGGAAGAGGTTTTCACCTCCAAGAATGCCTCCTCGGCTCTGAAGCTGGGCCAGGCCAGGGGGGCGGTGATAGTTGCCTGTTCGCACCAGAAAGTGCCTGTTTATTCCTACGAGCCCACCCTGGTCAAGAAATCCCTGGTGGGCGGCGGCCGGGCGGGCAAGGAACAGGTGGCCTTCATGGTGGCCCAGATGCTTGGGTGCAAACCCAGGTGGGCCCAGGATGCAAGCGATGCCCTGGCGGTAGCCATAGCCCATCTTAATCAGCGCCGGGCAGCAGGGTTTGGAGGTTTTAAATGA
- a CDS encoding YebC/PmpR family DNA-binding transcriptional regulator, with product MAGHSKWHNIQHRKGRQDAKKGKIFTKVTKEIMLAARDGGGEPDKNPRLRAAIDSAKSANLPKDKIETAIKKGTGELAADQIEESVCEGYGPGGVAMLVQIATDNKNRTVAEVRHLLSKNGGSMGESGCVAWMFDHKGVLSFDKESYSEEQLLEVGLEAGAEDIIDDGEVWQVRCAPEDFTPLQQAYQEAGMEVSEAELTMVPQNTVGVDPETGRKVLKLYDALDDLDDVQNIYTNFELPQELLQELEN from the coding sequence ATGGCAGGACACAGCAAATGGCACAATATCCAGCACAGAAAAGGCAGACAGGATGCCAAGAAGGGCAAGATCTTCACCAAGGTGACCAAGGAGATCATGCTGGCTGCACGCGACGGAGGAGGGGAGCCGGACAAGAATCCCAGACTGCGGGCGGCCATTGATTCGGCCAAGTCCGCAAACCTGCCCAAGGACAAGATTGAGACAGCCATTAAGAAAGGTACCGGGGAACTGGCCGCGGACCAGATTGAAGAATCCGTATGCGAAGGCTACGGTCCCGGGGGAGTGGCCATGCTGGTGCAGATAGCTACAGACAACAAGAATCGCACCGTGGCCGAGGTAAGACATCTTTTGAGCAAGAATGGCGGGTCCATGGGCGAATCCGGGTGCGTGGCCTGGATGTTCGACCATAAGGGTGTTTTATCCTTTGACAAGGAAAGCTACAGCGAAGAACAGCTCCTGGAGGTGGGGCTGGAGGCAGGAGCCGAGGATATTATTGACGACGGTGAAGTCTGGCAGGTCCGCTGTGCGCCTGAAGACTTCACCCCTTTGCAGCAGGCTTATCAGGAGGCCGGAATGGAGGTAAGCGAGGCAGAGCTGACCATGGTGCCCCAGAATACCGTAGGGGTGGATCCAGAGACTGGGCGAAAAGTCCTCAAGCTCTATGATGCCCTGGATGACCTTGATGACGTCCAGAATATATACACCAATTTCGAGCTGCCGCAGGAGCTCTTGCAGGAACTGGAGAATTAA
- a CDS encoding RlmE family RNA methyltransferase, with amino-acid sequence MKKIRDHYSRQARQDNYPARSVYKLKEMDRRFSLLRPGQKVLDLGASPGSWCSFAAQKVQSRGFVLAVDLKEPTLSFPQHVVFIQGDIINDNAAREQVRDFAPFDLVLSDMAPKTTGIKITDQARSHELAREAFDLAREMLGPGGSMVVKIFEGPDVQELGREMKACFKRVKHFKPKSSRAESKEIFLVGMELVQQEV; translated from the coding sequence ATGAAAAAAATCCGCGATCACTATTCCAGGCAGGCCAGGCAGGATAATTATCCGGCCCGATCTGTGTACAAGCTAAAAGAAATGGACAGGCGTTTCAGTTTGCTGCGCCCCGGACAAAAGGTCCTGGACCTGGGGGCATCGCCTGGTTCCTGGTGCAGCTTTGCGGCCCAGAAAGTTCAGTCCAGGGGATTTGTTCTGGCAGTGGACCTGAAGGAACCTACACTGTCATTTCCACAGCATGTAGTTTTCATTCAGGGAGACATTATAAACGACAATGCGGCAAGGGAGCAAGTCCGGGATTTTGCCCCGTTTGACCTGGTTTTAAGCGATATGGCTCCCAAGACCACGGGTATAAAGATAACCGATCAGGCCCGGTCTCACGAGCTTGCCCGGGAAGCATTCGACCTGGCCCGGGAAATGCTTGGACCGGGCGGCAGCATGGTGGTGAAAATATTTGAGGGACCGGACGTACAGGAGCTGGGCAGGGAAATGAAGGCCTGCTTCAAGCGCGTCAAGCATTTCAAACCCAAAAGCTCCAGGGCTGAAAGCAAGGAGATTTTTCTGGTGGGGATGGAACTGGTTCAGCAAGAAGTTTGA
- a CDS encoding YciI family protein: protein MVVFIGKDRPGGLETRKAQREKHVAMLKDLQDRGLIHFAGPLLDDQGEMNGSLIIFDTEDVEKVNSIMDQDPYVKAGLFASREAMRVKKVM, encoded by the coding sequence ATGGTAGTATTCATAGGCAAAGACAGGCCGGGCGGCTTGGAAACCAGGAAGGCCCAGCGGGAAAAACACGTAGCCATGTTAAAAGATCTGCAGGACCGGGGACTGATCCACTTTGCAGGGCCTCTTCTGGATGACCAGGGAGAGATGAACGGCAGCCTGATTATTTTCGACACCGAAGACGTGGAAAAGGTCAACTCCATTATGGACCAGGACCCTTATGTAAAGGCAGGGCTGTTTGCTTCCCGGGAAGCTATGCGGGTAAAAAAAGTCATGTAA
- a CDS encoding Fur family transcriptional regulator, producing the protein MQDAREQFFQYLAKQKLRFTSQRAIIFDVFWNTQGHISPEELYRKTREQDRSIGQATVYRTLKLLSDAGIAREVDFGDGVARYEPYYGQSHHDHLICKECGKNVEVVDHRIEKLQEELASQHGFTLNEHSMYLYGYCAECSGK; encoded by the coding sequence ATGCAGGATGCCCGGGAACAGTTTTTTCAGTATCTGGCCAAACAAAAACTGCGCTTTACTTCTCAGCGGGCCATAATATTTGATGTGTTCTGGAATACCCAGGGCCATATTTCCCCTGAAGAGCTGTATCGTAAAACCAGGGAACAGGACCGGTCCATTGGGCAGGCTACTGTCTATCGCACCCTCAAACTGCTCTCAGACGCCGGCATTGCCAGGGAAGTTGATTTCGGGGATGGTGTTGCCAGATATGAGCCCTACTATGGCCAGAGTCACCACGACCACCTGATATGCAAGGAATGTGGAAAAAATGTAGAGGTGGTTGATCACCGCATAGAAAAACTTCAGGAAGAACTGGCCAGTCAGCACGGATTCACCCTGAATGAGCACAGCATGTATCTTTACGGCTACTGCGCCGAGTGCAGCGGCAAGTAG
- a CDS encoding class I SAM-dependent methyltransferase, which translates to MNNQPISTEAAYAFGTAKLSFDKIFLNFIKRLETIGSAWPFFARAYYRLFYKKMLQSEIKASGIKPGMQVMHVGCGPLPMTAMGLAGFGARVTAVDQDAGTLGWAGRALEKSGTKDRVSLVAGCGTNLDFTGFDAVWLSLHVRPMGPVLNRVMEHVSPGSRIVFRDPRDYLCSYYPGADNFSDKCGCKSLRVKQMLGKKSVVLIKEMPAEKNTQELEKRT; encoded by the coding sequence ATGAACAACCAACCCATATCCACAGAAGCCGCCTACGCCTTCGGCACGGCAAAACTAAGTTTTGACAAGATTTTTTTGAACTTCATCAAACGCCTGGAGACCATTGGAAGCGCCTGGCCTTTTTTTGCCCGGGCATATTACAGGCTTTTCTATAAAAAGATGCTGCAAAGCGAAATCAAGGCCTCGGGAATAAAACCCGGCATGCAGGTCATGCACGTGGGATGCGGCCCCCTGCCCATGACGGCAATGGGACTTGCCGGATTCGGTGCAAGGGTCACTGCCGTGGATCAGGACGCCGGCACCCTTGGATGGGCCGGAAGAGCCCTGGAAAAATCCGGCACCAAGGACAGGGTCAGTCTTGTCGCCGGCTGTGGAACCAACCTGGATTTCACCGGGTTTGATGCTGTCTGGCTCTCCCTGCATGTACGGCCCATGGGCCCTGTACTCAATAGAGTAATGGAGCATGTCAGCCCCGGGTCCAGGATAGTCTTCAGGGATCCCAGGGATTATCTCTGCAGCTATTACCCCGGCGCGGACAACTTTTCAGATAAATGCGGCTGCAAAAGCCTCCGGGTCAAGCAGATGCTCGGCAAGAAAAGCGTGGTCCTCATCAAGGAAATGCCGGCGGAAAAAAACACTCAAGAGCTCGAAAAAAGGACTTGA
- a CDS encoding FeoA family protein: MFKMWFGRKQDTQECPHRPPECQNLRTLDCLQLDEEGEIDSIPDQALLEPLGFRPGKKVCLRCRARFGGPLVAEIEGRHTALGRSVARQIKLRKQLDLCPENE, encoded by the coding sequence ATGTTTAAGATGTGGTTTGGCCGCAAACAAGACACACAGGAATGCCCGCATCGCCCCCCCGAATGCCAAAACCTGAGAACCCTGGATTGCCTGCAGCTGGATGAAGAAGGCGAAATCGATTCCATACCTGATCAGGCCCTTCTGGAACCTCTGGGATTCAGACCCGGAAAAAAAGTCTGTCTGCGCTGCAGGGCAAGGTTCGGAGGCCCTCTGGTTGCTGAAATAGAAGGCAGGCATACCGCCCTGGGACGCTCCGTTGCCAGGCAGATAAAGCTGCGCAAACAGCTCGACCTCTGCCCAGAGAATGAGTAA
- a CDS encoding ferrous iron transporter B, whose product MSKAHVLLMGPPNVGKSVIFNHLTGLSVSCANYAGTTVEFVAGKAGINDRDVVLVDVPGTYTLNATNQAEQVAVDMLRGQHKPGTQSTCSHCREESDVCAEDLGSAPSAVICVVDANNLESSLYLLFQVLSFGLPTVVALNRVDLARDKNIHIDWEGLSRRLGVPIVPMVAVEKQGFQELKNEIRNSLDRPFEPRLDWSQDKHWSIAEKLSREVTTGRPSQNSSRRRRWGEKLVQPWPGLPLAIIILAIAFALIIGIGMQLRQLILLPFFRDLVIPQIVAVVQAFVPPGTIQNIMVGEYGFLVKGIEWPFALVMPYVLSFYGVMAALEDSGYLPRLGVLLDGLLNRIGLQGSSIIPLLLGYGCGIPGILATRALATGKERLIIATMICMAVPCISQTGAFIAMLAERSVSVVVAVFGLSFLALILAGLIMDKALKGPRPLTIMEIPELLPPRRDVLAKKIWIRFKRYVTDGALPMVVAVGIASVLYETGIMAAAGRFMSPLVEHWLLLPQEASVPLILGIMRRELAVLPLIEMDLTTLQLFVGATVGLFYVPCIAIVAILAREFSIKTAFFMLIATSATAFIVGGIFARMEFLAWIFG is encoded by the coding sequence ATGAGTAAGGCCCATGTACTGCTCATGGGCCCGCCCAATGTGGGCAAGAGCGTAATATTCAACCATCTCACCGGGTTAAGTGTAAGCTGCGCCAATTACGCCGGGACCACTGTAGAGTTTGTCGCCGGCAAAGCCGGGATAAACGACCGGGACGTGGTCCTGGTGGATGTACCCGGCACATACACCCTCAATGCCACCAACCAGGCCGAGCAGGTGGCCGTGGATATGCTCCGCGGACAGCACAAGCCCGGCACCCAGAGCACCTGCTCCCACTGCCGCGAAGAAAGCGACGTGTGCGCCGAAGATCTGGGCTCCGCCCCCTCCGCGGTCATTTGCGTGGTGGACGCCAACAACCTCGAAAGCAGCCTCTACCTTCTTTTCCAGGTTTTAAGCTTCGGCCTGCCCACTGTGGTAGCCCTCAACCGGGTGGATCTGGCCCGGGACAAAAATATACACATCGACTGGGAAGGGCTTTCCCGCCGCCTGGGTGTACCCATAGTACCCATGGTGGCTGTGGAGAAACAAGGCTTTCAGGAATTAAAAAATGAAATCCGCAATTCCCTGGACCGTCCCTTTGAGCCCAGGCTGGACTGGAGCCAGGACAAACACTGGAGCATTGCCGAGAAGCTCTCCAGGGAAGTTACCACCGGCCGGCCCTCCCAGAACAGTTCCAGGAGGCGGCGCTGGGGGGAAAAGCTGGTGCAGCCCTGGCCGGGCCTGCCCCTGGCCATAATCATCCTGGCAATCGCCTTTGCCCTGATCATCGGCATCGGGATGCAGCTGCGCCAGTTGATACTGCTGCCTTTTTTCCGGGACCTGGTTATTCCGCAAATAGTTGCCGTGGTCCAGGCCTTTGTCCCTCCCGGCACCATTCAAAACATCATGGTCGGCGAATACGGCTTCCTGGTCAAGGGTATCGAATGGCCCTTCGCCCTGGTCATGCCTTATGTTCTGTCCTTTTACGGGGTCATGGCCGCCCTGGAGGACAGCGGTTACCTGCCCCGCCTGGGAGTACTCCTGGATGGACTGCTCAACAGGATCGGCCTGCAGGGCTCAAGCATAATTCCCCTGCTGCTGGGATACGGCTGCGGCATTCCCGGCATCCTGGCCACCCGGGCCCTGGCTACAGGCAAAGAACGACTTATCATCGCCACCATGATCTGTATGGCTGTTCCCTGCATCTCCCAGACCGGGGCCTTCATCGCCATGCTGGCCGAGAGATCCGTAAGCGTGGTGGTGGCTGTGTTCGGCCTGTCCTTTCTGGCCCTGATTCTGGCCGGGCTCATCATGGACAAGGCCCTCAAGGGACCAAGGCCTTTGACCATCATGGAAATCCCCGAACTTCTGCCCCCGCGCCGGGACGTACTGGCCAAAAAGATCTGGATCAGGTTCAAGCGCTACGTTACAGACGGGGCCCTGCCCATGGTCGTGGCCGTAGGCATTGCCTCCGTACTCTACGAAACGGGTATCATGGCTGCCGCAGGGCGTTTCATGAGCCCCCTGGTGGAACACTGGCTTCTGCTGCCCCAGGAGGCATCTGTACCTCTTATCCTGGGCATCATGCGCCGGGAACTGGCCGTCCTCCCCCTCATCGAGATGGACCTGACCACACTGCAGCTCTTTGTGGGCGCTACTGTTGGGCTTTTCTACGTGCCATGCATAGCCATCGTGGCTATCCTGGCCAGGGAGTTCAGCATAAAAACCGCTTTTTTCATGCTCATCGCCACCAGTGCCACAGCCTTCATCGTAGGCGGCATATTCGCCCGCATGGAATTTCTGGCCTGGATATTCGGATGA
- a CDS encoding MucR family transcriptional regulator, with protein MEDHVKQALEIVKAQAAVRNMTEEEINSMIKSLSAGIQEASKTDELQEKDSQEPSVDPKKAIKEKSITCLECGKSFKVLTKKHFAKHDMTPEEYKAKWGYKKNQSLVAKSLARERRKKMQDMELWKKREIKMPGR; from the coding sequence ATGGAAGACCACGTCAAACAGGCTCTGGAGATCGTCAAAGCCCAGGCCGCAGTGCGGAACATGACAGAAGAAGAGATAAATTCCATGATCAAATCCCTGTCTGCTGGGATACAGGAAGCTTCCAAAACAGATGAATTACAGGAAAAAGATTCCCAGGAACCTTCTGTGGACCCCAAAAAGGCAATTAAAGAAAAAAGCATAACCTGTCTTGAGTGCGGCAAGTCTTTTAAGGTGCTGACAAAAAAGCATTTTGCCAAGCATGACATGACTCCTGAAGAATACAAAGCCAAATGGGGCTACAAGAAGAATCAGTCCCTTGTGGCCAAATCACTGGCCCGTGAGCGGCGCAAAAAAATGCAGGACATGGAACTGTGGAAAAAACGTGAAATCAAGATGCCCGGCAGATAA
- a CDS encoding TetR/AcrR family transcriptional regulator has protein sequence MAKNKKKKILEVAAQLFASQGFDNTTTLQIARETRVTEPLLYYHFKGKEEIFTYILAEVFQKYAEHIDELPKNTQTEFDKIANLIRLHSHIAEEHPQNARLILSNCPGKLMQKQHACRDILEKQQQMVSSYIQDCLESGNAKKEFDAHPVEQTALILLCLANEFMRMKIMRKKDSQPDTQGTIEFCRKSLVKS, from the coding sequence ATGGCCAAAAACAAGAAGAAAAAGATTCTGGAGGTTGCCGCCCAACTGTTTGCCTCCCAGGGATTCGACAACACCACCACCTTGCAGATCGCCAGGGAAACCAGAGTCACTGAACCCCTTCTTTACTACCATTTCAAGGGCAAAGAAGAAATTTTTACATACATCCTGGCAGAGGTGTTTCAAAAATACGCCGAACATATTGACGAACTGCCCAAAAACACCCAGACAGAGTTTGACAAGATAGCCAACCTCATCAGGCTGCACTCTCACATTGCTGAAGAGCATCCCCAGAATGCCAGGCTGATCCTTTCCAACTGCCCAGGCAAGCTTATGCAGAAACAACATGCCTGCCGGGATATCCTGGAAAAACAGCAGCAGATGGTGTCATCCTATATCCAGGACTGTCTGGAATCCGGCAATGCAAAAAAAGAGTTTGACGCGCACCCTGTGGAGCAAACGGCCCTTATTCTTTTATGTCTGGCCAACGAGTTCATGCGCATGAAAATTATGAGAAAGAAAGACTCTCAGCCCGACACGCAGGGCACTATAGAATTCTGCCGAAAATCTCTGGTGAAATCTTGA
- a CDS encoding DUF4168 domain-containing protein has product MKKNQLFITTALFSVVLFVFSLGAVHASNYDDVFESEIDEETELSADDIEHEDLQAFVQASKELKEIRAEYTNLLHDAEGVLYEDLRSEAVEEMQEAIDDAGLDEETYRGIGYHVQEDDELLADFY; this is encoded by the coding sequence ATGAAAAAAAATCAATTATTTATTACAACCGCTCTTTTCAGCGTTGTACTTTTTGTCTTCAGTCTTGGAGCTGTACATGCATCAAACTACGATGATGTTTTTGAAAGCGAGATCGACGAAGAAACCGAACTCTCAGCCGATGATATAGAGCATGAAGACCTGCAGGCGTTTGTGCAGGCTTCCAAGGAACTCAAGGAAATCAGGGCTGAGTATACCAACTTGTTGCATGACGCCGAGGGCGTTCTTTACGAAGACCTTAGAAGTGAGGCAGTGGAAGAAATGCAGGAAGCCATTGATGATGCCGGACTTGATGAAGAAACCTACAGAGGCATTGGCTACCACGTCCAGGAAGACGATGAACTTCTTGCCGATTTTTACTGA
- a CDS encoding diguanylate cyclase, whose translation MSSDETKEKRSVLIVDDQPDNIHALGKLIKDEYRIMAATSGARALEIAESDNPPDLILLDVMMPEMDGYEVCRRLKRNEKTNSIPVIFVTAMDSAEDEETGFNLGAVDYISKPFKPTIVRARIKNQMNLKIKTDMLEKLSMQDGLTEIPNRRFFEENLAREWSRCMRNGLPLSQLIMDIDNFKPYNDNYGHGAGDDCLKKVANVIKNTLSRPTDLAARYGGEEFVVLLPETHAAGAVHVAEELRAAVQGLGITHEHSPTASVVTISVGTSTHSAESPMKNKEQLLQLADEALYQAKESGRNRVQSSYLDW comes from the coding sequence ATGAGTTCCGACGAAACAAAGGAAAAAAGATCAGTACTTATAGTGGATGACCAGCCGGACAATATCCATGCCCTGGGAAAGCTCATCAAAGATGAATACAGGATAATGGCGGCCACCAGCGGAGCCAGGGCCCTGGAAATAGCAGAAAGCGACAACCCCCCGGATCTGATCCTGCTGGACGTAATGATGCCGGAAATGGACGGGTACGAAGTATGCCGCAGGCTGAAACGAAACGAGAAGACCAACTCCATTCCGGTAATTTTTGTGACCGCCATGGATTCTGCCGAAGACGAAGAGACGGGCTTCAACCTGGGTGCGGTGGACTACATCTCCAAGCCTTTCAAGCCCACCATAGTCCGGGCCAGGATCAAAAACCAGATGAACCTCAAGATCAAGACGGACATGCTGGAAAAGCTGTCCATGCAGGATGGCCTGACAGAAATCCCCAACCGGCGTTTCTTCGAGGAAAACCTGGCCAGGGAGTGGTCGCGATGCATGCGCAACGGCCTGCCTCTATCCCAGCTCATCATGGATATTGATAATTTCAAACCCTACAACGACAACTATGGCCATGGAGCAGGAGATGACTGCCTGAAAAAAGTAGCAAACGTGATCAAAAATACTCTGTCCCGCCCCACGGACCTGGCCGCCCGCTACGGGGGCGAAGAATTCGTGGTTCTTCTGCCCGAAACCCATGCTGCAGGAGCCGTTCACGTGGCCGAAGAGCTGCGGGCAGCAGTGCAGGGCTTGGGCATCACCCATGAGCACTCTCCCACGGCATCAGTAGTCACCATAAGTGTGGGAACGTCCACCCACAGTGCAGAAAGCCCCATGAAAAACAAAGAACAGTTGCTGCAGCTGGCGGACGAGGCCCTGTACCAGGCCAAAGAATCCGGCAGAAACCGGGTTCAGTCTTCGTATCTCGATTGGTGA